The region GTCCGCACGTTCCTGCGCAAGTTCGAAGACGCGCTCGCCGCTGGCGATGCTGGCCAAGCCAAGGCCGCTTTCGTTGAGGCTCAATCGGAGCTGATGCGCGCGGTGTCCAAGGGCGTGGTTCACAAGAACACCGGCGCCCGCAAGGTTTCGCGTCTGGCCGCCCAGCTCAAGAAGCTGGCGACCGCCGCCTAAAAAACAACCGGCGCCTTACCGCGCCCGGACTTTCTACGATTTTGAAGCCGGTTGGGCCTGTGGCCCGGCCGGCTTTTTCGCGCCCAAATCGGGCCCGTGCGACATAACGAACAGCGTAAGCTTAACCGGAAAATGGCCCCGCCCTTGGCGGCTCTAGCCCGCGCTTGAGTCAACAGAAATATCCGCGTCTAGCGGCAAGTTTTCCGTTTGACCGGGAGGGGCCGCTGAATACTCTGAGAGCTAAGACGACCTTCCATCCCAAGCGGAATGAGAACAGGCGGCGGCGGGCGCATATGCGTTCGGCGGTCGGGTTTTTGTGGCCAATTGGGTACGACAAGTCCGCCTGCGTGGGGGCGCGGCGGCTGTTGTTGGCGGAGGGCGGGATTTTGCGGTGGGGCTT is a window of Caulobacter sp. NIBR2454 DNA encoding:
- the rpsT gene encoding 30S ribosomal protein S20, yielding MANNPGAKKAIRKIERRTEVNKARRSRVRTFLRKFEDALAAGDAGQAKAAFVEAQSELMRAVSKGVVHKNTGARKVSRLAAQLKKLATAA